Genomic DNA from Salvia miltiorrhiza cultivar Shanhuang (shh) chromosome 1, IMPLAD_Smil_shh, whole genome shotgun sequence:
TCATCACTAAGGTTATGTTTATGTGTGCGGTGTGTAGACCAATTTTCGACACAGATGGGAGTGTGTTGTTTGATGGCAAAATAGGAATCTTTCCTTTCACTGAGATGGTGCCAGCCAAGAGATCAAGCAAGAACAGGCAGGCTGGAACATTAGAAGAGAAGACAATTCAGTCCATCACTAAAGAAGTGATCAAGGACTGCATCATCAATAAGGTATGGATGTCAAATGACAAATGTATGCAATGCCATTCTAATTTAGTAGGTTTTCAGTTGTTCATTTCATATGTAACTTAATTTAAGATCAATGGGTATTTATTTCAGTTGTTCATTGCATGCTTGAACAGATTATTCCAGCAATAAAGGCAAAATGGCCTGCAAATGCAAGCAAAACAATCTTCATTCAACAAGATAATGCTAAGCCGCATATTAAAGACAGTGATCCAGATTTTAGGGCTGCTGCAACAGCCGATGGCTTTGATATTAGGATTGTCCATCAACCTCCAAATAGCCCTGACACCAACATCAATGACTTGGGTTGGTTTAGGGCTATTCAAAGCTTGCAAGTGCAATCAGTTTGCTCAAACGTGGAAGATTTAGTTAAAGCAGTTCAGGTTTCATTCAATGAGCTAAGTCCTAACACATTGAATGCTGTTTTCTTGAGTTTACAGGGTTGCTTAACTGAGATAATGAAAGTGAGAGGGCAAAACAGTTACAAGCTCCCACATATGAAGAAAGGAGTGCTTGCAAGACAAGATGCACTTCCATTGACTTTGGAAGTGCCAAAACAGCTAGTGGAAGAGTGCATTCAGTACTTGCTTGACAAAGGAGTAGTTGAAGGTATTCCCCAACTGAAAGAAGCTTTGGGAATAGACACTTGTAGTATTAGATCAATGGAGGCTGCCTTCAATCAACTCATGTTGATTGAGACTGCCTGCATTGGTTAGTTTGACTGTTCTTATCAGTTTTTAAAGCACATATGGGTATAGTTGAAGGGGCAGGTTTAGGGATTTCTATAGAAACATGTGAAAATCAGTAGAAAGTGGAgcatattttttgtaaatgacTCCCATTTTGTAAATGACCCCCATTTTGTAAATGACCCCCATTTTGTAAAGCTTAAGTGATTTTAGAGGGAAGTTTTTGAATATGCATGCCACAACACAAGTGCAATCAGAGGGCAATCAGCCCTCATACCAACACATAGGGCCAACACCACATTAATCACACAAAATTAGTCACAAGATAGAACCACATTGGCTGCCAAAATCAAAACCAGAGAGCAATCAGCCCTCATACCAACACATAGGGCTAACACCACATTCAATCACACAAAATTAGTCACAAGAAAGAACCACAGAGGCTGCCAAAATCGAAATCAGAGGGCAATCAGCCCACAATCTCATATAAATTGCAGATTAATCATAGATTTATTAAGAACGCAACCAAAGGGAACATATTGAGCAAAGAATCATCATTTCAGCATTAATAATCCATCTACCACACTGAACTCCTCCGCCAAACCCTAGATTGCACAGAAACACAGAGCGAATAGAACAATCTCACCCTTTTAGAGCCGGATACATGGTCTCGACCATTCTTCGCAAAGTAGGGGAGCATCGGCGCCACCAATCGTCGCCGGCAGCCTCTTCCCGCTCGCGCACGACGTCGTCCCACTTCTCCGTACACAGAAAAGGGAGTAGATCCGAGTCTTCGACCTTCATCGCGGTAGAGGGCCGGCGATAAATAGGGCGTCGAACCGGAGACGGCACCACCGTCAAACCCTCCTCAAAAGCACCGCCGGACTCCTGGAACCCCTGTAAATCGCCGCTGCTCTCATACACATAACCAGCCGGCGGCGAAGGCAACGGAGGAATAAGATCGAAGAATTGTTCGTCCTCCGAATCAGGGACGAATTCAGAGTTCAAATAGGCCTCCCAACCCAATTTATCGGCCATTTGAACGATGGGTGAGGTGGATTTAACAGATGGTGGAGACGGATTCAGGGTGAGGGCGGCGGAACCCTAGGGTTCTAACAGGAGGGCGGCGCAATTTTCGGAGGGTAAATAATCGGAGACAAAGGGAGGCGTAGCGGAGGAGTATGAGGACGACAGATCAGATCGGAGAAGGGCGGCAGATCAGATCGGAGAAGACAtggtgaagaagaagagagaacattcgagagagagagagagagagagagatgaggctGATATGAGATGGAAAGACGTTTCAATTTCTAGGgttatgtgtttttttttgttatttagatTAGTTGTTAAAGTTAAGTTAATTCTAATTTGGCaaccctaattatttccatatatggaaatgtgtcttcattattgggacagcCCGAAAAGGAAAGTGTGttttcattattgggacggagggagtatttatttttaatttcaagcgAATCAAAATTACGATTTTTTTAGTGCCTTAGATATAGTGTCTGTGCTTCCGATTATTAGTGGAAATAAATTATAAAGACTCTTccttctcaaaaaataaaataatttttttttcaaaataaaataaaattataatgacTCTTCAAAAGAAACGGTGGAAATATATCTTATAGCTTTACATTGACCTTAGTCAGCATTTCCTCAACTTATTAAATGATTACAACTTTATTGAAATTAGAAAAATTCAATAATAGCCACTAGCCCAACTTGGCAGCCCATATGATAAATAAGGAAAATGGATCAAAGACGCAATTTCGAGAATTCTGAAGATTTTTAGTTTATAATTTAAGCAAACATTTTCTTTTGAGAGTAATTGAAGCAAACTTCGATGGAATCAAAATCCAGAagtgaataattatttgaattaacGCGAAAGTGATCTATGaagttattttcataattaaacTCGGCCCTATTAAAGATAATTTTAGGGCGGTTTAGATAGAGTTACATTTACATAAAATTAGTTGCACTAACGACTATTTTTGTCTTTCAAAATGCATTAAAATCTCAATCAATTAGTTTCTCAACTTCTTATAAAGAATGTAAAATTTCCTGAAGTAGTTGGAGTTTTGTTCGTTAGAGAACATAGGAGATGATtctatataatttcatatttgatgaagCTCTCTTAAGTTTTAGATGAGATAATGTTTATAACTTAATTTTGAGTTTTCGAGTTTCGGAAGTTCCGAATAAGATGATGCTGAGAATTCAATTATGACATTTCAAGttttagatgagatgatgctcataagAGGTGTTCTATTAAGCTCTAAACGAGATGACTAGAACTTAATTACGGTCTTTCAAACTTTAGATgtgatgatactcacaagttagtGATGGTTTTTCAAGTTCACACTAGATAATGCTCAAAACTCAATTATggtctttcaagtttcaaataACAGGGTGCTGATAATTCAATTATAATCTTTTAAgcttcagacgagatgatgctaaTAAGTTAAAGGTGGACCATCAAGCTCCAGACAAGAtgattctcataacttaattatagtctTGCAAACTCTAGACCATaggcctaaaaaaaaaaaaaaaaaaaaactctagaCAATATGATGTTCACAAGTTATTGTCTTTTTTTAAGCTCCAGATGAGATGTTACTCAAAGGTTAGATATAACATTTCAAGCTTCATATGAAATGATATTTGATGAGGAGATTATGTTGTCACTCATTAAactatttttacttttattatttttatttttatttattattcagGTAAAATATGGATAAAAGCGTGAGAGGCGGGACACCTGGATACCATCGCTGATGGGATACGACGAAGTTGGCCAAAGCTGATAGATGTTGAAGAACACATAAAATATGCCAGCAACAACGATCATGTGAATTGAAGAACATTTATCAGAGCTGACCATTAAAGGTCTAAAGTAATCGATATTCGTGAATTTATTCTCATCAATGATCCAAGTTGGAAGTGGAGAATCAAAGGGTAGGAATTCCAAGTCAGCGCTAGCTTAGGTTCTGACAACATAGGCCGACAAAAGCTGCTAGTTAGTTATTAGTGATGCTGTTAGAAAAAATGATAGAGTTTTAGTTTTTAGCATGTAGTGTACGTGAACATAGGAATTTTACCATTTTGTCCCCATTATATCCTCTCTATAAATAACAAACACATCACATTTGTAAGTTTTACGCTATCTTTTATACACATAGCAAATTTCATCAGTTCGTCAGTGTTCTTC
This window encodes:
- the LOC131006021 gene encoding uncharacterized protein LOC131006021, with protein sequence MDIKRLIRAHSSAIRPDLTAPNKLLRLKFSLEQIEYDRICMALKFKPMHNVVHIDEKWFYITKTNHRFYLTPQETEPHRTCKSKKFITKVMFMCAVCRPIFDTDGSVLFDGKIGIFPFTEMVPAKRSSKNRQAGTLEEKTIQSITKEVIKDCIINKIIPAIKAKWPANASKTIFIQQDNAKPHIKDSDPDFRAAATADGFDIRIVHQPPNSPDTNINDLGWFRAIQSLQVQSVCSNVEDLVKAVQVSFNELSPNTLNAVFLSLQGCLTEIMKVRGQNSYKLPHMKKGVLARQDALPLTLEVPKQLVEECIQYLLDKGVVEGIPQLKEALGIDTCSIRSMEAAFNQLMLIETACIG